A window of Sphingobacterium sp. SRCM116780 contains these coding sequences:
- a CDS encoding Rrf2 family transcriptional regulator, which yields MNNTRFSTAIHILTMLADSQEEWVNSDWIAGSININAAMVRKELSALQEAGLVIGRKGKEGGSKLNIPSHQIALADIYKAVKNTEVLGKKNLNTNSQCSVGKNINKELEILFSETEEVVMDSLKGKTLENFAKKFR from the coding sequence ATGAACAATACGAGATTTTCAACAGCAATCCATATTCTAACTATGCTAGCTGATAGTCAAGAGGAATGGGTGAATTCGGATTGGATAGCAGGTAGCATCAATATCAATGCGGCTATGGTAAGAAAAGAGTTGAGTGCTCTTCAAGAAGCTGGCCTTGTCATTGGTCGTAAAGGCAAAGAAGGAGGTTCCAAATTAAATATACCCAGTCATCAGATAGCACTCGCCGATATTTATAAGGCAGTAAAGAATACAGAAGTATTGGGTAAGAAAAATTTAAATACCAATTCACAATGTTCTGTGGGTAAAAATATCAATAAGGAACTGGAAATATTGTTCTCCGAAACAGAGGAAGTAGTCATGGATTCACTCAAAGGTAAAACACTTGAAAATTTTGCGAAGAAATTTCGCTAG
- a CDS encoding fimbrillin family protein, translated as MNKQFKMIWSYKAVILLFLYAVLLMQGCSKSTNGGELLLGDKTRLTVSVLGIVEGGVIGNKGQSLATKAAVKPGLAIASEIVSHIEGFDSRFSVVEDEFKGDRMVSISNNDKEGTATTVRAESMSNGIYYHLIVYKVSDNSVVASQVMRSGDAVQIIVDGGVQYKWVAFSYNTAVAADLPAVADPAAPVVSMGQNKDFLYASGTITVNSLNTPLGIVFSHKLARIGVELNTMGMFADLNTATVVNENQLKTGNFNLLTGTVTGALTTIATASTSTFTRPTAYGFDDRSTAYFYTADPASLPNLNIKLTGLSIKLDAYAVSQSQATRNFGVLSTVYSSPNFVPVLGQSKTFRIDLLESPITTTSNNGGAVVTRWARANLYYVSGDHNPYRFHHLNQKTQDNNTFFAFGAIHPQTYATEGAEADPCALVYPTGVWRQATRSDYQGLVGRSILEGGFISAKTPTRVAGQYLEYAAVGTASPYPTNAVRFNLNGSAVGVSLVVGLIDLNFGFYGQNAEVWTSTSLISLPPLVSLGAIHYEATGTTHGLVTDILDLQLLGAVNVVKSNFMNVRCVRN; from the coding sequence ATGAATAAGCAATTCAAAATGATATGGAGCTATAAAGCTGTCATATTGTTATTTTTATATGCTGTCCTATTAATGCAAGGCTGTTCGAAGTCTACAAATGGAGGAGAGCTCTTGTTGGGAGATAAGACACGGTTGACAGTTAGTGTCTTGGGGATAGTTGAAGGTGGTGTCATTGGGAACAAAGGACAATCTTTAGCAACTAAGGCTGCGGTTAAACCAGGTCTTGCAATAGCAAGTGAAATTGTAAGCCACATAGAAGGTTTTGATTCTCGGTTCTCGGTCGTTGAAGATGAATTCAAGGGAGATAGAATGGTATCTATTTCCAATAATGATAAGGAAGGAACAGCTACAACTGTGCGTGCGGAAAGTATGTCTAATGGTATCTACTATCATCTGATCGTTTATAAAGTGTCAGACAATTCTGTTGTAGCTAGTCAAGTAATGAGATCGGGTGATGCGGTTCAAATTATAGTTGATGGTGGAGTACAATACAAATGGGTTGCATTTTCGTATAATACAGCTGTGGCCGCAGATTTACCAGCAGTGGCTGATCCAGCAGCACCAGTGGTGTCTATGGGTCAAAATAAAGATTTCTTATATGCGAGTGGTACTATTACTGTCAATTCTTTGAATACACCTTTAGGAATAGTATTTAGTCATAAATTAGCTCGTATTGGGGTTGAACTGAATACAATGGGTATGTTTGCAGACCTAAATACAGCGACTGTTGTTAATGAAAACCAATTAAAAACAGGTAACTTTAATTTATTGACTGGAACTGTAACAGGAGCGCTAACTACGATCGCTACAGCTTCAACTTCTACTTTTACACGCCCGACAGCTTATGGTTTTGATGATCGCAGTACTGCTTATTTTTATACAGCAGACCCAGCTTCATTGCCAAATCTAAATATTAAATTAACAGGTCTTAGTATTAAACTGGATGCTTATGCAGTTTCGCAAAGTCAAGCGACTCGCAACTTTGGGGTCTTATCAACTGTATACAGTTCACCTAATTTTGTACCTGTATTGGGGCAAAGTAAAACATTTAGAATTGACCTGCTTGAATCACCTATTACAACCACATCCAATAATGGTGGTGCTGTTGTAACTAGATGGGCGCGTGCCAATCTATACTATGTTTCTGGAGATCATAATCCTTATCGTTTCCATCATCTTAATCAGAAGACACAAGATAACAATACCTTTTTTGCGTTTGGTGCTATACATCCACAAACCTATGCAACTGAAGGTGCTGAGGCTGATCCATGTGCATTGGTATATCCTACAGGTGTTTGGAGGCAAGCTACACGATCGGATTATCAAGGTTTAGTAGGACGAAGCATCTTGGAAGGAGGTTTTATATCCGCAAAGACACCAACACGGGTTGCAGGACAATATCTCGAATATGCTGCAGTGGGTACAGCTTCACCTTATCCTACGAATGCTGTACGTTTTAATCTAAACGGTTCTGCTGTAGGTGTATCTTTAGTCGTAGGTCTAATTGATCTTAATTTTGGATTTTATGGACAAAATGCGGAGGTTTGGACAAGTACATCATTGATAAGCCTTCCTCCTCTTGTAAGTCTTGGAGCGATTCATTATGAAGCAACGGGTACTACCCATGGCTTAGTAACGGATATATTAGATCTACAGCTATTGGGAGCTGTAAATGTAGTGAAATCAAATTTTATGAATGTTCGTTGTGTTCGGAATTAA
- a CDS encoding PepSY-associated TM helix domain-containing protein, with protein MNIRNYNIFFHTHTISGIIISAILYVIFFAGSFAFFRDEIAAWQNNTSFKNFKQDHRTYDQLIDSLQGEYNLHGRDITFYMHHGGAASYVSLSASNDTLLNKENLAKLKEDKNAPKTKGRRGRRGGEDSKNFTYDFVNKQPGEYTKNYDMGEFLFRLHFLAQLNQVPIRVGIAPFGYFIAGLTAFLFLFALITGLMLHWDKIVSNFFIFRPFNKWKTVWTDMHTALGVIGFPFQFIFAVTGIFLIINSVLTIPFSKLLYDGNQEKMYQDLGNAGAAIYPYAYKPLDTPIRLANYLDLAKEKWPESEFTRIVMKNYGDSNMHIILETEPHYSKSFAGSGYIDIRVSDQKIIAQKSPIQNASYSDKVKSLLYRLHYGDYGGYPLKAIYFILGIMGCLVITSGILIWLVARDKNNVIPRKRKFNFWMANFFMAICLTLLPVTALTFIALKFGTTVDQKFIYTIFFYSWLILTLYYTFRKSINRTNRETLLLGSVLAFFVPIANGWKSNAWIWNSFQQGKTDILLIDLLWLCIAIIGLLAYIKTKKFFRKVA; from the coding sequence ATGAATATTCGGAATTATAATATCTTTTTTCATACCCATACAATCAGTGGCATTATCATTAGCGCTATCCTATATGTCATATTTTTTGCTGGTTCTTTTGCTTTTTTTAGAGATGAAATTGCTGCTTGGCAAAACAATACCTCTTTTAAAAATTTTAAACAAGATCATCGAACTTATGATCAATTGATTGATTCTCTTCAAGGAGAATATAATTTACATGGTCGTGATATTACATTTTATATGCACCATGGAGGAGCAGCTTCCTACGTCAGCTTAAGTGCCTCCAATGATACCCTATTGAACAAAGAAAATCTGGCTAAATTAAAAGAAGATAAAAATGCTCCAAAAACTAAAGGTCGAAGGGGAAGACGCGGAGGAGAAGATTCGAAGAATTTTACTTACGACTTTGTTAATAAACAACCAGGTGAATACACGAAGAATTATGATATGGGAGAGTTTCTCTTTCGTTTGCATTTTCTTGCACAACTCAACCAAGTACCTATTCGGGTTGGTATTGCACCATTTGGCTATTTTATAGCAGGGTTAACTGCTTTTTTATTTCTATTTGCATTGATTACAGGACTGATGCTGCATTGGGATAAGATCGTATCCAACTTTTTCATCTTCCGACCATTCAATAAATGGAAAACCGTATGGACCGATATGCATACTGCTTTGGGAGTGATTGGGTTTCCATTTCAGTTTATATTTGCCGTTACAGGAATCTTTTTAATTATCAATTCTGTGTTGACTATCCCATTCAGTAAACTATTGTATGATGGGAATCAAGAAAAAATGTATCAAGATCTTGGTAATGCAGGAGCTGCAATATATCCTTATGCTTACAAACCACTAGATACACCGATTCGTTTGGCAAACTATTTGGATCTTGCCAAAGAAAAATGGCCAGAAAGTGAATTTACTCGTATTGTGATGAAGAATTATGGTGATTCCAATATGCATATTATTCTTGAAACCGAACCGCATTACTCCAAAAGTTTTGCTGGATCGGGATACATAGATATTCGGGTATCTGATCAAAAAATTATTGCTCAAAAATCCCCTATTCAAAATGCATCCTATAGTGACAAGGTTAAAAGTTTGTTATATAGACTGCATTATGGCGATTATGGAGGTTATCCTTTAAAAGCGATCTATTTTATTTTGGGAATTATGGGCTGCTTGGTCATTACTTCTGGAATCTTGATTTGGTTAGTGGCTCGTGATAAAAATAATGTCATTCCTCGGAAGCGAAAGTTCAATTTTTGGATGGCTAATTTTTTTATGGCTATTTGTTTAACCTTATTACCTGTTACTGCATTAACGTTTATTGCGCTTAAGTTTGGAACAACTGTTGACCAAAAATTTATCTATACCATATTTTTTTACAGCTGGCTAATCTTGACACTGTATTATACGTTTCGAAAAAGCATCAATAGGACCAATCGAGAAACATTATTATTGGGGAGTGTATTGGCCTTTTTTGTTCCGATTGCAAATGGATGGAAAAGTAATGCCTGGATATGGAATAGTTTTCAACAAGGGAAAACCGATATTTTGTTAATTGATCTATTGTGGTTATGTATTGCCATTATTGGTTTGCTTGCCTATATTAAAACCAAAAAGTTTTTTAGAAAGGTTGCTTAA
- a CDS encoding TonB-dependent siderophore receptor has protein sequence MHKFLSILFLTIMTVVGGKATAQQGFTIDGFLVNEKNDPISGATIKLESTEKAISTDDQGYFVFSNITPKEHQFVIKAIGYDKLQLKVMVNNQDQHLNKIKLFSKSESIEEVAVYGKYYEKYKFDSISGSLRLQTPILELPQNIQVISSDLMADQQVFDIVDGITRNISGATRQGHWDNQYANIRMRGSKIPAFRNGMNIEASWGPTAEDASMIERIEFVKGPAGFMLANGEPGGFYNVVTKKPTGRTKGSASFNVGSFSTYRGALDLDGKLRKDGKLLYRLNLAAQQKDFFTKYNYNNRIVIAPVLTYVIDTMTTLTFEYTYQGATYLTNGNYTFSPKQFADPGIANDFFYGDPSFEPNKLRDHSAYVYFDRILNQNWKFHAQLAYFNFNMIANSTWLNYMKANGDMPRYLSIADEAGENRFGQLSFTGEERTGGVRHRILIGADFGTKKFWGDFRTLLDSIPTAPLNVYDPKYGIPGAVLPSIDRSKDVKTRAGAGGYVTSLSYMSFYAHDEMAFLEDKLRLSLGLRFTSSQIVGATHVADVKDDVFSPRVGLSYSIDKSSSIYALYDQSFVPVSGTDWEGNAFKPIRGNDMEVGLKKEWFNGKWGSSVSAYNITRKNALVTDPNPDHVINGKTFQAQLGETKTKGIELDITGEIIKGLNVNANYAFTDSKISKATDETTIGNITPNTTKHTANAWLTYRLHKGMLRGFGLTGSVQTMLDRAIGTTKESNFKNYVRTDGGLSYQKGQFNISLVINNLFDNRKLLTAGSTSKANAATIAKGGVDYYTYIVEARRNMRLGVMYKF, from the coding sequence ATGCATAAATTTTTATCTATTCTATTTTTAACCATCATGACTGTCGTTGGCGGTAAGGCCACAGCACAGCAAGGATTTACAATTGATGGCTTTCTGGTCAATGAAAAAAATGATCCTATATCTGGTGCAACCATTAAATTGGAATCCACCGAAAAAGCTATATCAACAGATGATCAAGGTTATTTTGTGTTTTCTAATATAACTCCAAAAGAGCATCAGTTTGTTATCAAGGCAATTGGTTATGATAAACTTCAATTGAAAGTCATGGTGAATAATCAGGATCAACATTTAAATAAAATAAAATTATTCTCTAAATCTGAATCGATCGAGGAAGTAGCCGTGTACGGGAAGTATTATGAAAAATATAAATTTGATAGCATCTCAGGGTCTTTAAGGTTACAAACACCTATTTTGGAGTTACCTCAAAATATACAAGTTATTTCGTCTGATTTGATGGCCGACCAACAGGTATTCGATATTGTTGATGGGATCACACGTAATATTAGCGGAGCAACCCGTCAGGGTCATTGGGATAATCAGTATGCGAATATTCGGATGCGTGGATCCAAGATTCCTGCATTTCGAAATGGCATGAACATCGAAGCTTCCTGGGGACCTACCGCCGAGGATGCGTCTATGATCGAGCGAATCGAATTTGTAAAAGGGCCAGCTGGATTTATGTTAGCCAACGGTGAACCTGGAGGGTTCTATAATGTTGTCACAAAAAAACCTACAGGACGTACCAAAGGTTCTGCTAGTTTCAATGTCGGTAGTTTCAGTACCTATCGTGGTGCTTTAGATTTGGATGGAAAACTTAGAAAAGATGGAAAACTGCTATATCGTCTTAATTTAGCAGCACAGCAAAAAGATTTCTTTACTAAATATAATTATAACAATCGAATTGTAATCGCTCCCGTATTGACTTATGTTATTGATACAATGACAACATTGACTTTTGAGTACACCTATCAAGGTGCAACTTATTTAACCAATGGAAACTACACATTTTCACCGAAACAATTTGCTGACCCAGGTATTGCCAATGACTTTTTCTATGGTGATCCATCGTTTGAACCGAACAAACTTAGAGATCATAGTGCTTATGTCTATTTTGATCGTATATTAAACCAAAACTGGAAATTCCATGCGCAATTGGCTTATTTTAATTTCAATATGATTGCTAATAGCACTTGGTTAAATTACATGAAAGCAAATGGCGATATGCCAAGATACTTGAGTATAGCAGATGAAGCTGGAGAAAATCGTTTTGGACAATTATCATTTACAGGCGAAGAGCGGACAGGTGGTGTTCGACATCGTATTTTAATAGGGGCTGATTTTGGAACTAAAAAGTTTTGGGGAGATTTTAGAACTTTATTGGACTCGATACCAACAGCACCTCTTAATGTATATGATCCGAAGTACGGTATCCCTGGAGCTGTGTTACCCTCTATTGACCGATCAAAAGATGTGAAAACAAGAGCAGGTGCGGGGGGATATGTGACATCATTATCCTACATGTCCTTTTATGCTCATGATGAAATGGCATTTCTTGAAGATAAACTTCGTCTTTCTTTAGGACTTAGATTTACAAGTTCTCAAATTGTTGGAGCAACCCATGTCGCAGACGTTAAAGATGATGTCTTCAGTCCACGTGTTGGCTTGAGTTATTCCATAGACAAATCGTCGAGCATCTATGCATTATATGATCAATCTTTTGTTCCTGTTTCTGGAACAGATTGGGAAGGAAATGCTTTCAAACCGATTCGAGGAAATGATATGGAAGTCGGATTAAAAAAAGAATGGTTCAACGGTAAATGGGGATCTTCAGTAAGTGCTTATAACATCACGCGAAAAAATGCATTAGTGACGGATCCGAATCCCGATCATGTGATCAATGGAAAAACTTTTCAGGCACAGTTAGGAGAGACCAAAACTAAAGGCATCGAATTGGATATCACAGGAGAAATCATTAAAGGATTGAATGTGAATGCTAACTACGCGTTTACCGATTCAAAAATTTCAAAAGCTACAGATGAAACAACTATTGGGAATATTACTCCCAATACGACAAAGCATACTGCAAATGCATGGCTGACCTATCGTTTACACAAAGGTATGCTACGAGGATTTGGTTTAACGGGTAGTGTACAAACGATGTTGGACAGAGCGATTGGAACCACAAAAGAATCTAATTTTAAAAACTATGTGCGTACCGATGGAGGTCTGAGTTATCAAAAAGGACAATTCAATATTTCCTTAGTAATCAATAACCTCTTTGATAATCGTAAATTGTTGACTGCAGGATCAACAAGTAAAGCAAATGCAGCTACTATTGCAAAAGGAGGGGTTGATTATTACACTTATATTGTAGAAGCGAGGCGTAATATGCGTTTAGGTGTTATGTACAAATTCTAA
- a CDS encoding DUF4198 domain-containing protein: MKNVMTMFYFALLLLYGKTSSAHALWIETQATGQRHKPQEVKIFYGEFANNEREAIDKWYSDVKDFTLWLYEPGKEVKKLEVHASENNFSTTFTPTVEGIYYLAIIKEPKDLGGKTKYEFSSLVPVRVGKVNNLYDTPIKNPLQLQLESNKGYKKGSKIQVNVLLDGQKFAKAKVSVFSAAGWSKEFEADEHGVLIFDALWSGPYVLEVSRFVETTGEHAGKAYTSTWQGATTYLTVN, translated from the coding sequence ATGAAAAATGTAATGACTATGTTTTATTTTGCCCTATTATTGTTATATGGTAAAACGAGTAGCGCCCATGCCTTATGGATAGAGACTCAAGCAACTGGACAGCGCCATAAACCCCAAGAAGTTAAGATCTTTTATGGTGAATTCGCTAACAATGAACGAGAGGCTATCGATAAGTGGTACTCTGATGTAAAGGATTTTACACTTTGGCTTTATGAACCTGGTAAGGAAGTTAAAAAATTAGAAGTTCATGCCTCTGAGAATAATTTCTCCACCACTTTTACACCAACAGTAGAAGGTATTTATTATTTAGCAATCATTAAGGAGCCGAAAGATCTTGGAGGTAAAACTAAATATGAATTTTCTTCCTTAGTTCCTGTTCGTGTTGGCAAAGTAAACAATCTATATGATACACCAATTAAAAACCCCTTGCAACTCCAATTAGAAAGCAATAAAGGATATAAAAAAGGATCCAAAATTCAAGTGAACGTGCTGCTTGATGGTCAAAAATTTGCCAAAGCTAAAGTTTCTGTTTTTTCCGCTGCAGGTTGGAGTAAAGAATTTGAAGCAGATGAACATGGGGTATTGATATTTGATGCTCTTTGGTCGGGACCTTATGTCCTAGAAGTGTCTCGTTTTGTTGAAACAACAGGAGAACATGCTGGAAAAGCTTATACCTCTACCTGGCAAGGTGCAACGACTTATTTGACTGTTAATTAA